DNA from Mesorhizobium sp. B2-1-1:
ATCAAGCGCTGGCATGGCGAGGAACGCACAATCATGGTCGTCGTCCACGACCTCGACCTTGTCCGGCAGAATTTTCCCGAAACGCTGCTGCTGGCCCGCCAGCCTGTCGCCTGGGGCGAGACGAAGGAGACGCTGCGGCCTGAGAATCTCCTGCGGGCCAGGCGCTTCCATGAAGCGTGGGAAGAGAACGCGCCATGGTGCGAGCCGGGCGGACCCGATCATGACCATGACGGACATGATCACAATCATGATGAGCCTGCCCATGCACAGGATCGTCACCACCATCATGGCGCCGGACCAAGGGCTGCATGATGAACGTCTTCTACGAACTCTTCATCGCGCCTTTCGCCGATTTCGCCTTCATGCAGCGGGCGCTGTTCGGCTCGTTGATGCTGTCGCTCGGCGCCTGTCCGGTCGGCGTGTTCCTGATGTTACGGCGCATGAGCCTCTCGGGTGACGCCATGGCGCACGCGATCCTGCCGGGCGCCGCCGCCGGCTTCCTGCTTTACGGGCTGGAAATCCTGCCGATGACCATTGGCGGCCTGATCGCCGGCATCGTCGTTGCACTCGGCGCGGGCGCCGTCTCGCGATTCACCATCCAGCGCGAAGACGCCTCGATGGCCGCCTTCTACCTGATTTCGCTCGCCGTCGGCGTGCTGATGGTTTCGGTCCGTGGCTCCAGCGTCGACCTCATGCATGTGCTGTTCGGTACGGTGCTGGCGCTCAACGATGAAGCGCTGACGCTGATCGGCGGCATCGTGCTGGTGACGCTTGCCAGTCTCGCCGTCTTCTGGCGGGCCTTGGTCGCCGAATGCCTCGACCCGCTGTTCCTGCGCTCGGTCAGCCGGTGGGGCAGTCCGGTGCATTTCATTTTCCTCGGCCTCGTCGTGCTCAACCTCGTTGGCGGCTTCCAGGCGCTGGGCACGCTTCTGTCGGTCGGACTGATGATGCTGCCGGCCGCCGCGGCCCGTTTCTGGACCGTGCGCGTCGAACCGATGTGCGTGCTGGCCGTGCTGATCGGCTTTGCCTCCTGCATCGCCGGACTGCTTCTGTCCTACCACGCCTCGCTGCCCTCAGGCCCGGCGATCATCCTGTCGGCAGGCGTCGTCTATTTCGCCTCGATCCTGTTCGGCACACGCGGCGCGCTGCGCGCCCGCATCATCCATCACCGTCATCGGACGGCCTGATCCACCCCAGCCTCCAAGGAGACCGCCCATGTTGAAATCGATCCGCGCCGCCCTTACGATGAGCGTTATAACATTAACTGCTCTCGACGCGTCGTCGGCCTTTGCGGCGCCCTTGAAAGTGGTCGCAAGTTTTACCGTCATTGCTGATTTCGCCAGGAATGTTGGCGGCGACCGCGTCAACATCACCACCATCGTGGGACCCGACGGCGATGCGCATGTCTACGAGCCGAGCCCGGCTGATGCGGTAGCCATGGCGGGCGCCGATCTGGTGCTGGTCAACGGCCTGCATTTCGAGGGCTTTCTACAGCGGCTGGTCGATGCCAGCGCCACTAAGGCCTCGATCGTCACCCTGACCAAGGGCGTGGCGGCGATCGACTTCAAACCGGAATTCGCCGATGCGGACGCGGCGGAGGGCGCGGGTACCGGCGGCGGCAAGACGGTCACCGACCCACATGCCTTCCAGTCGATCGCCAACGCCAAGATCTATGTGAAGAACATTGCCGAAGCGTTCTGCGCGGCCGACAATGATGGCTGCGTCAGCTACCAGACCAACGCCGCGGCTTACACAAAGAAGCTCGACGCGCTCGAAAGCGAGGTGAAGGCGGCGATCCAGTCCATCCCCGAGGCAAAACGCGTTGTCATCACCTCGCATGACGCGTTCGGCTATTTCGAGCACGAATACGGCCTGACCTTCCTAGCGCCGGAGGGCGTCTCGACGGATTCCGAACCGTCGGCCGCCGACGTCGCCAAGCTGGTCGAGCAGGTCAAGCAGGACAAAGCGGCGGCGATCTTCGTCGAGAACATCACCAATCCGCGCCTGATCGAGCAGATCGCCAGCGAGACCGGCATCAAGGTCGGCGGCACGCTCTATTCCGACGCGCTGTCGCAGCCCGAAGGCCCGGCCTCGACCTATGTCGACATGATGCACAACAACATCACGCAGATCAAAGGCGCGATCCTCGGCAGTTGAGCCGCTCCGACCCAACCGGGCCCTCGCGGCCCGGTTGGATTTTCCGGTCAGCACTCGCTATTTGGCAGAGAAATCCCTCGGCGTGGATTGCCGGCCGTGCCGGGGAGTGGCAAGACTGCCCAACCAGATTGCGAGGACACCACAATGGAATACCGCGAGATCAGCGAGGACTATTCGGTCTCGGGCCAGATCCAGCCCGAGGACGTCGCCGCCATCAAGGCAGCCGGCTTCAAGAGCGTGATCTGCAACCGGCCGGACGACGAGCAGCCCGGCCAGCCTTCGGCCGACACGCTCAAGGCCGCAGTCGAGGCTGCCGGGCTTGCCTTCCGCTACATCCCCGTCATCAGCGGCCAGATCACGGCGGAGAATGTCGAGGACCAGGGACAAGCGCTCGACGAGCTGGAAGGCCCGGTGTTCGCCTACTGCCGTTCCGGCGCCCGCTGCACCAATCTCTATGGGCTGATTCAGCAGTCGAAGGGTTAGATTGGCAGCGCGCCCGTCTCCTTGAGCGTCTCGAGCACAATCGCCGTCTTGACGTGCTGCACAGATTCGTGGGGCAAGAGCACGCCATTGACGAACTCCGACAATGATTTCAGGTCGGGCGTAACCACCTTCAGGATATAATCCATTTCGCCGGTCAGCGCGTGCGCCTCCTGCACTTCGGGCAGCCGCGCCACCAGTTCGCCGAAGCGCCGCGCATTGTCGCGGTTGTGAGTGGCCAAGGTCACCGAGATGACGTTGACCAGCGAAAAGCCCAGCCGGTCGCGGTCAAGCACGGCGCGATAGCCCTTGATATAGCCGTCCTCCTCAAGCCGCTGGCGGCGGCGCGAACATTGCGAGGCCGAGAGGTTCACCCGCTCCGAAAGGTCGTTGTTGGTGAGCCGTGCGTCACACTGCAACAGCGCCAATATCTTGCGATCAAACTGATCAAGACGCGTATCATTCATGATACTTCCAAAAACCATGCACATTTCATGCATCAGATAAACATTTCAAGCGTTTGAATGCAAGCACCGTGCGACCTGCCCGCGCTATGATGAGTTGAGATGGCCCATCCAGGCCAAGCCAGCTTCCGGAGGATTATCATGGGTCCCTTCCCGCACGACGCCCCGCCCGCCAAGATCAGCAAGACCAACCCTGCCGGCACCGACGGTTTCGAGTTCGTCGAATTCGCGCATCCGGAGCCGCGGAAGCTGGCCGAGTTGTTCACCCGCATGGGCTACGTAGCCGTGGCCAGGCATCGCACCAAGGACATCACCGTCTGGCGGCAAGGCGACATCAACTATGTCGTCAACGCCGAGCCCAGCTCGCATGCGATGAAGTTCGTCGACAAGCATGGCCCATGCGCCTCCTCGATGGCGTGGCGGGTCGTGGACGCCAAGCATGCCTTCGAACACGCGGTATCGAAAGGAGCCACGCCTTACGAAGGCGCCGACAAGACGCTTGACGTGCCGGCGATCGTTGGCATCGGCGGCTCGCTGCTCTACTTCATCGAAACCTATGGCGAGAGGGGTTCGGCCTATGATGCCGAATTCGAATGGCTGGGCAAACGCGACCCCAGGCCGGAAGGCGTCGGCTTCTATTTCCTCGACCACCTCACGCATAATGTCTACCGCGGCAACATGGACAAATGGTGGGGTTTCTACCGCGACCTGTTTGGCTTCAAGCAGATCCATTTCTTCGACATCGACGGCAAGATCACCGGGCTGGTCAGCCGGGCGATCACCTCGCCCTGCGGCAAGATCCGCATTCCGCTCAACGAGTCCAAGGACGACACCAGCCAGATCGCCGAATATCTGAAGAAGTACAATGGCGAGGGCATCCAGCACATAGCGGTGGGCACCGACGCGATCTACGAGGCCACCGACAAGCTTGCCGCCAATGGGCTGAAATTCATGCCCGGCCCGCCGGAGACCTATTACGAGATGTCGCATGCACGCGTGAACGGCCATGACGAGCCGATCGAGCGCATGACGAAGCATGGCATTTTGATCGACGGTGAAGGCGTGGTCGACGGCGGCACGACGAAGATCCTCTTGCAGATCTTCTCCAAGACCGTGATCGGACCGATCTTCTTCGAATTCATCCAGCGCAAAGGCGACGAAGGCTTTGGCGAAGGCAATTTCCGCGCACTGTTCGAATCGATCGAGCAGGACCAGATCAAGCGCGGCGTGATCAAGGTGCAGGCCGCGGAGTAGATCGACCCCGACCAGGCGGCTTGCGGTTCGATAAATTATGACCTAAATTATGGTCACAAAGGATCGAGCCATGAATGTTTCCATCGCCGAGGCCAAGGCCAAATTGTCGGAACTCGTCAGCCGCGCGGAAGCCGGTGAAGAGATTGTACTCACGCGCCACGGCAAGGTGGCTGCGCGTATCGTGCCTCCGGCAGCGGCGGAACCCTTGCCGCGTATCGGCGCGTTGAAAGGCAAGATCTGGATTGCGGACGATTTTGACGAACTCGGCCCCGAATGGGACGAGTACGTCAAATGATGATCGGCCCGTTTCTCGCCGATACACATATCATCCTTTGGTCGATTTCGGACGATCGACGTCTCAGCAAGCACTACCGCGCCATCCTGGCTTCGGAAGCGGTGGTGTTCGCCAGCGCGGCAAGCGTCTGGGAAATTGCCATCAAGCGCTCAATCAGAAAACTCGATGCGCCGGATGATCTGCCAACACTGCTTCCAAGGATGCAATTTCAGCCGCTCGCCGTCACCTTCCAGCATGCGAACGCTGTCGCTGGCCTACCCCACCACCATGGCGATCCATTCGACAGACTACTGATTGCGCAGGCGCAAATGGACAAACTAACCATCATGACATCCGACCCGCATTTCGCCCGCTACGACGTCGCCCTGACATAAGCAGTGGTCTCACAAACCCAGCCGTCCAACCTCCTCCTGCCTCAGCTTCAAATCATAATCGAGCAGGAACTCGTCGAGTTGCGGCGGCGCGACCGACGTGCCGGACAGCATCGCGTGCACCTGGCCGCGATGGTGGATGTCATGCAGGAAAACATGGGCGAGGATATCGCCGATCTTTTCCGGGATCATGCCGTCTCCACGCCGGTCAGTGATGACATGGCGGTCGAGGTCGGCTTCCAACAAGGCATCGCAGAAGGTGATCAGCCTGCGGTCGAACTTGATCTGGGCCACTGACAAATCGGCTGCGTTATCGAACGGCACGAAATCATCGTACACCGCGGCGCCGATACCGCCCTGCTCCAGAAAATCGAGATAGAGAAGATCGACCGCAAGGATGTGGTTGAGCGTCGCCCTTATCGACGGGAAGAAGCTGATGCGATTGGCTTCGAATTCACCAGGCCCCAGCATAAGCACGGCGCGGTAGAGCCGGTCGTTCGACCAGCGGTTGTTGCGGGCCATTCGGCGCAGATGATCAAGCAGGTTCATCCTTCAACTTCTTGCGCTCTCACCCTTCATATTTCTCGACCGTCTGCTCGATGGCGCCGAAGATCGAATGCCCGGCCTTGTCCTTCATCTCTATGCGCACCGTGTCGCCGAAACGCAGAAACGGCGTCTTCGGCTCGCCGCTCTCGATGGTCTCGATCATGCGCAGTTCAGCGATGCAGGAATAGCCAGCGCCGCCGGCCGAGACAGGTTTGCCAGGCTCACCGCCGAGCTTGTTGGAGACTGTGCCGGAGCCGATGATGGTGCCGGCCGCCAGCGGCCGTGTTTTCGCCGCGTGCACGATGAGCGCAGGGAAATCGAACGTCATGTCGACGCCGGCATTCGCCCGGCCGAAAGGTTTGCCGTTGAGGTCGGCAAGCAGCGGCAGGCTGACCTTGCCGCCGTCCCAGGCCTCGCCCAACTCGTCCGGCGTCACCGCGACCGGCGAGAAGGCCGAGGACGGCTTGGATTGAAAGAAGCCGAACCCCTTGGCGAGTTCCGGTCCGGTGATCGCACGCAGCGTCACGTCGTTGACCAGCATCACCAGGCGAATCGCCTCCCGCGCTTTTTCGAGGCTGGCGCCCATCGGCACATCATCGACAACGACCGCGACTTCCGCCTCCATGTCGATGCCAGAGGCCTCGTCGGCCATGCGGATCGGGTCTCGCGGCGGGATGAAGCTGTCGGAGCCGCCCTGATAGATCAGCGGGTCGGTCCAGAAGCTCGCCGGCATCTCGGCCCCGCGCGCCTTCCGCACCAGCTCGACATGGTTCACATAGGCCGAACCGTCAGCCCATTGATAGGCGCGCGGCAGCGGCGAATGGGCATTATGTTCGTGAAAGCGCGCCGACGGCACCGCATTGCTCTCGAGCGACTCCGCCATTGCGGCCAGATGCGGCGAAATCCGCCGCCAATCGTCGAGCGCCGCCTGCAGCGTCGGCACCAGGAAGGAGGCATCGGTGAAGCGTGTAAGATCGCGCGAGACGACGACGAGCTTTCCGTCGCGCGTCCCGTTCTTCAATGTGGCAAGCTTCATGCGGTTTCCTCTCCTGACGCGGCCTTGCGCCGCTTGGCCCACAACAAGGCTGTTATGGGCAATCGTCAAGCCGCCGGCTCAACTTTCCTGAAGGCAGTTTTCCGGCGGCAGCGATCCTTCAGGACCAATCGCCCTCGGGCGTGCCATTGAAGCGCTTCTTCAGATCGGCCCAGCAGTCGATGTAATTGTCCTGCCTGGTGTCGAGTTCGGCAGCGTAGCGGGTCAGCATCTGCGAGAACCGGGTCTCGAACATGAAGGCCATGGTGTTGTCGAGCTTGACCGGTTTCAGATCCGCGCGCGAGGCCTTTTCGAAGCCAGGTGCATCCGGGCCATGGGCCAGCATCAGATTGTGCAGACTGATGCCGCCGGGAACGAACCCTTCTTCCTTGGCGTCGTACTGGCCGTGAATCAGCCCCATGAACTCGCTCATGATGTTGCGGTGATACCAGGGCGGGCGGAACGTATCCTCCGCCACCAGCCAGCGCGGCGGAAAGATGACGAAATCGATGTTGGCGGTGCCCTCCTCGCCGCTCGGCGCCGTCAGCACCGTGAAGATCGACGGATCGGGGTGGTCAAAGAGGATCGCACCAACCGGCGAAAACGCCGCCAGATCATATTTATAGGGTGCATAGTTGCCGTGCCACGCCACCACATCGAGGGGCGACTGGCCGATTTCCGTGACATGAAAATGTCCGCACCATTTGACGATCAGCCGGCAGGGCGTCTCCTTCTCCTCAAACCAGGCGCAGGGCGTCTTGAAATCGCGCGGATTGGCCAGGCAGTTGGCGCCGATCGGGCCGCGGTCGGGCATCGTCAGCTTGGCGCCGTAGTTCTCGCAGACATAGCCGCGCACTTCGGCATCGACCAGTTCGACCTTGAACACGAGACCGCGCGGCAGGACCGCGATCTCGCCGGGCCTGAGCTCGATGACCCCCATCTCGGTGACGAAGCGCAAGGCGCCCACCTGCGGCACCACCAGCAACTCGCCGTCGGCGTTGAAGAAATGGTCGTCGACCATCGACCTGTTGGCGACATAGACATGCGCCGCCATGCCGGTCTGCCCAAGCACGTCGCCGGCGGTGGTGATCGAGCGCATGCCGGCGATGAAGTCGGTCGGCTCCTTCGGCATCGGCACCGGGCTCCAGCGATACTGGCCGAGCGCCAGCTCATGATCGCCGACATTGGGCGCACTTTTCCAGAAGGGATAGCTCACCGACTTGAAGCGCCCGGTATGTCTGACGCTCGGCCTGATGCGGTAAAGCCAGGAGCGCTCATTGGTGCCGCGCGGCGCGGTGAAGGGCGAACCGGAGAGCTGCTCGGCATAGAGGCCGTAGGCCGGCCGCTGCGGTGAATTACGCCCGTGCGGCAGCGAACCCGGCAGGCTTTCGGTTTCGAAATCGTTACCGAAACCCGGCATGTAGGAAAAGGCCATCGCTTCCTCCTCGCGAATGCTTGACCAAATTGGTTTCATTTGTAACCATCCAAAATGTAACTATCAATGCCGTGCGCGGGCATTTCTCGATGGCTGGTCATGGAATCCGAAATCCTGGAACTCGAAAGCTTTCTGCCCTACCGGCTGTATCGGCTGGCCGATGCGCTGAGCCGCGAATTCTCTCGGATCTACAAGGAGCGTCACGGCCTCACACGGCCGGAATGGCGTACGCTTTCGGGGCTTGGCCAGCGCGGCACAATGACCGCGACGGAACTCGGCGCGCAGTCGGCGATGCACAAGACAAAGGTTTCGCGTGCCGTGGCGGAGCTTGAGCGTCGCCGCTGGCTCATCCGAACCACTGACGAGAACGATCGCCGCGTCGAGCACCTGGCGCTGACCAGAGCCGGACTTGCGGCCTATAGCGAGATGGTGCCACTGGCGAAGGCTTTCGAACAGGAACTGCTGGCCCAGCTGAGCGCCGACCAGCAAGCCTCCATCGTCAAAGGCGTTGCGTCATTGGAAAGCGCGTTGGGTCTGAGATAGCGGCTATCGGCAGATAGAATATGAGACGGTGGCTCGACGCGACAGCGCCTTGAAGCAGAGACTGTCTGGCGGTCATTTTCGATCGCTGCTTGCTCGGTGGCGGATTTTCAGCGCTGTATGTAAGCCGGTGATCATCGACGGGCGAATTGGGGGGAAGGATGAAGTCGCTGCTCGCGAGGCCGGTGGCCGTGGTCGTCTTGCTGTTTGCCCGAGCCATCACCGCCGTGCGGCCGTTTTGGCATGAAGGCAGATTGCCTCGGCGTCGCTCGATCTTCTTTGCCAATCATTCCAGCCATGGCGATTTCATCCTGATCTGGGCTGTTCTGCCGCCGCGCCTGCGTCGGCGGGTGCGTCCCGTAGCGGGTGCCGACTACTGGCTGAAATCAAAAGTCCGAGCCTTCATCGGCCGCGACGTTTTCAATGCCGTCCTGATCGAGCGCAATCGCAATGGACGCACGATGGATCCCGTCGAGAGCATGGGGGAGGCGATGAGAGAAGGCTCTTCGCTCATTCTCTTCCCGGAAGGCACGCGCAACCAATCCGACGCGTCCTTGCAGCCATTCAAGTCCGGGCTGTTCCATTTGGCGGCATCGCACCCGGATTTCGAGTTGGTGCCGGTATGGATCGCCAATCTCAACCGGGTGATGCCGAAAGGGGAATTCGTGCCTATCCCGCTGATCTGCACCGTGACGTTCGGCGAGGCAATGCACCTGGCTGACGGCGAGAGCAAGGATATGTTCCTCGAGCGGGCACGTGGGGCGCTGCTGGCGCTGGCACCGAAAAAGGCAGCGGAATGAGCTCAACCCAATTCGATATGATGGTTCTCGTGCTCGGCGTCTGCGGGATCCTGCTCGTGGCCTCTTTCGTGGGGCATATCCTGGAGCGACGGCTGTCGCCGGAAGGCTCCAACCCAGCCATCGAGAACCTCAACGCCCGTATCAATGCCTGGTGGGTAATGGCGATCCTCATCGCCATAGCATTCATCGCCGGGCGGATCGGCGTCCTGCTTCTCTTTGGCTTCTGTTCCTTCGCCGCACTTCGCGAATTCGTGACGCTGACCAATACCCGGCGTGCCGACCACTGGGCGCTGGCCACGGCGTTTTTCGTCGTGCTGCCGGTACAGTATGTGCTGCTCTGGATCGAGGACTACGGGGTCTTTTCTGTTTTCATCCCGGTCTACGCCTTCCTGTTGATGCCAATCATCTCAGCCATACGGGGCGACACCCAGCACTTCCTCGTTCGAATTGCCGAGGTGCAATGGGCGTTGATGATCTGCGTTTTCTGCGCCTCCCACGTCCCGGCTCTTCTGACGTTGCATATTCCCGGCTACGAGGGTCGCAATGTGCTTCTGATAGCCTTCCTTGTCATCGTCGTGCAATTGAGCGACGTACTGCAATACATCTGGGGAAAGGCGATCGGGCATACGAAGATCGCACCAAAGCTTTCGCCGTCCAAGACGCTTGAAGGTTTCCTCGGCGGCGTTGCAAGCGCCAGCCTCATCGGCGCTGGCCTGTGGTGGATCACGCCGTTCTCTCCGCTTCAGGCGGGCGCGATGGCCTTCCTGATCACGCTGATGGGTTTTTTCGGCGGCCTTGTGATGTCCGCCATCAAACGTGACCGCGGCGTGAAGGATTGGGGCCATCTGATCGACGGCCATGGCGGCCTGATAGATCGGCTGGATTCGGTGGTTTTCTCCGCTCCGATCTTCTTCCATCTCACTCGTTATTTCTGGTCACCGGGATGAGGCAGTGATGAACACGGGCGATCGCAGACCACTTGCAAGCCGCGACACGCGCTGGGCACAAGCGACGGCCAGACGTCTCGCCGCACTCTCCGTGACCCCCAACCAGATTTCGCAGGCCAGTATCCTCGCCGGCGCGCTGGCAGGCACGGCCTTCTGGCTTGGCGGGCAGAGCGGCGGCACTTCTCGTTTGCTGCTGTTGCTGGGCGCGGCGCTGTTTTGCCAACTGCGGCTGCTGTGCAATCTGTTCGATGGCATGGTCGCCGTCGAGGGCGGCAAGGCGTCGGCCGACGGGCCGTTCTGGAACGAGTTCCCGGACAGGCTCGCCGATATCGCCATCATGGCCGGCATAGGTTACGGCATCGGCATGCCTGGCCTTGGCTGGGCAGCGGCCTGTTTTTCGGTTCTCACCGCCTATGTGCGGGAATTGGGGCGGGCCAACGAGACGCCGAGTGATTTCACCGGACCGATGGCCAAGCCACATCGCATGGCAGTCGCAACCGTCGCGGCACTGCTATCTACCGGAGAATTCCTTTGGAATGGCCACAACGAAGTCTTGACGCTTGCGCTCGCCGCCATTGCCATCGGCGCCGCCGCAACTGCGTTGCGGCGCGCCTGGCGACAGGTGCGATGGCTGAAAACCAGGCGACCCTAGCATCGCCTGCCTCGAAGCCTGAGACTCCCGGCGCATCGATTACCAGTCCATCACCACCTTGCCCGAACTGCCGCTGCGCATCGCGTCGAATCCAACCTGGAAATCATCGATGCCGATGCGGTGCGTGATCAGGCCTGAGACGTCGAGCGGGCCCTGGACCAGCGCGATCATCTTGTACCAGGTCTCGAACATCTCGCGGCCATAGATGCCCTTGAGATGCAGCATCTTGAAGATGACCTTATTCCAGTCGATCTCGAACCCGGTCGGCGCAATGCCGAGGATGGCGATCTTGCCGCCATTGTTCATGGTGTCGATCATGTCGCGGAAGGCGGGGGCTGCCCCCGACATTTCCAGGCCGACATCAAAACCCTCCGTCATGCCGAGCGCCGGCATCACGTCGCTCAGTTTTTCCTTGGAGGCGTCGACGACGTGCTGGACGCCAAGCTTGCGCGCAAGATCCAGCCGAACCGGATTGATATCGGTGATAACGACCTTCCTGGCGCCGACGCATTGCGCCACCAGCGCGCCCATGATGCCGATCGGTCCGGCGCCGGTGACCAGCACGTCCTCGCCGACCAGATCAAATGACAATGCGGTGTGAACCGCATTGCCCAGGGGATCGAAGATCGCGGCGATCTCGTCCGGCACATCGTCGGGGATCGGCACGACATTGTGCTGTGGGATCGCCAGGTACTCGCCGAAGGCGCCCGGGCGATTGACGCCGACGCCGAGCGTGTTGCGGCACAGATGCCCCCTGCCCGCGCGGCAGTTGCGGCAATGTCCGCAGACGATGTGGCCTTCGCCCGACACGCGTTGGCCGACCTTGTATTCGGTGACCGCGGCGCCGAAATCCGCGACGGTGCCGACGAATTCATGGCCGGTCACCATCGGCACGGGCACCGTCTTCTGCGCCCACTGGTCCCAATTGTAGATGTGGACGTCGGTGCCGCAGATCGCGGTCTTCTTCACC
Protein-coding regions in this window:
- a CDS encoding Lrp/AsnC family transcriptional regulator, with protein sequence MNDTRLDQFDRKILALLQCDARLTNNDLSERVNLSASQCSRRRQRLEEDGYIKGYRAVLDRDRLGFSLVNVISVTLATHNRDNARRFGELVARLPEVQEAHALTGEMDYILKVVTPDLKSLSEFVNGVLLPHESVQHVKTAIVLETLKETGALPI
- a CDS encoding type II toxin-antitoxin system VapC family toxin codes for the protein MMIGPFLADTHIILWSISDDRRLSKHYRAILASEAVVFASAASVWEIAIKRSIRKLDAPDDLPTLLPRMQFQPLAVTFQHANAVAGLPHHHGDPFDRLLIAQAQMDKLTIMTSDPHFARYDVALT
- the aztB gene encoding zinc ABC transporter permease AztB: MNVFYELFIAPFADFAFMQRALFGSLMLSLGACPVGVFLMLRRMSLSGDAMAHAILPGAAAGFLLYGLEILPMTIGGLIAGIVVALGAGAVSRFTIQREDASMAAFYLISLAVGVLMVSVRGSSVDLMHVLFGTVLALNDEALTLIGGIVLVTLASLAVFWRALVAECLDPLFLRSVSRWGSPVHFIFLGLVVLNLVGGFQALGTLLSVGLMMLPAAAARFWTVRVEPMCVLAVLIGFASCIAGLLLSYHASLPSGPAIILSAGVVYFASILFGTRGALRARIIHHRHRTA
- the hppD gene encoding 4-hydroxyphenylpyruvate dioxygenase, whose amino-acid sequence is MGPFPHDAPPAKISKTNPAGTDGFEFVEFAHPEPRKLAELFTRMGYVAVARHRTKDITVWRQGDINYVVNAEPSSHAMKFVDKHGPCASSMAWRVVDAKHAFEHAVSKGATPYEGADKTLDVPAIVGIGGSLLYFIETYGERGSAYDAEFEWLGKRDPRPEGVGFYFLDHLTHNVYRGNMDKWWGFYRDLFGFKQIHFFDIDGKITGLVSRAITSPCGKIRIPLNESKDDTSQIAEYLKKYNGEGIQHIAVGTDAIYEATDKLAANGLKFMPGPPETYYEMSHARVNGHDEPIERMTKHGILIDGEGVVDGGTTKILLQIFSKTVIGPIFFEFIQRKGDEGFGEGNFRALFESIEQDQIKRGVIKVQAAE
- a CDS encoding fumarylacetoacetate hydrolase family protein encodes the protein MKLATLKNGTRDGKLVVVSRDLTRFTDASFLVPTLQAALDDWRRISPHLAAMAESLESNAVPSARFHEHNAHSPLPRAYQWADGSAYVNHVELVRKARGAEMPASFWTDPLIYQGGSDSFIPPRDPIRMADEASGIDMEAEVAVVVDDVPMGASLEKAREAIRLVMLVNDVTLRAITGPELAKGFGFFQSKPSSAFSPVAVTPDELGEAWDGGKVSLPLLADLNGKPFGRANAGVDMTFDFPALIVHAAKTRPLAAGTIIGSGTVSNKLGGEPGKPVSAGGAGYSCIAELRMIETIESGEPKTPFLRFGDTVRIEMKDKAGHSIFGAIEQTVEKYEG
- a CDS encoding MarR family winged helix-turn-helix transcriptional regulator; the protein is MESEILELESFLPYRLYRLADALSREFSRIYKERHGLTRPEWRTLSGLGQRGTMTATELGAQSAMHKTKVSRAVAELERRRWLIRTTDENDRRVEHLALTRAGLAAYSEMVPLAKAFEQELLAQLSADQQASIVKGVASLESALGLR
- a CDS encoding TIGR01244 family sulfur transferase; this translates as MEYREISEDYSVSGQIQPEDVAAIKAAGFKSVICNRPDDEQPGQPSADTLKAAVEAAGLAFRYIPVISGQITAENVEDQGQALDELEGPVFAYCRSGARCTNLYGLIQQSKG
- a CDS encoding DinB family protein encodes the protein MNLLDHLRRMARNNRWSNDRLYRAVLMLGPGEFEANRISFFPSIRATLNHILAVDLLYLDFLEQGGIGAAVYDDFVPFDNAADLSVAQIKFDRRLITFCDALLEADLDRHVITDRRGDGMIPEKIGDILAHVFLHDIHHRGQVHAMLSGTSVAPPQLDEFLLDYDLKLRQEEVGRLGL
- the aztC gene encoding zinc ABC transporter substrate-binding protein AztC, with translation MLKSIRAALTMSVITLTALDASSAFAAPLKVVASFTVIADFARNVGGDRVNITTIVGPDGDAHVYEPSPADAVAMAGADLVLVNGLHFEGFLQRLVDASATKASIVTLTKGVAAIDFKPEFADADAAEGAGTGGGKTVTDPHAFQSIANAKIYVKNIAEAFCAADNDGCVSYQTNAAAYTKKLDALESEVKAAIQSIPEAKRVVITSHDAFGYFEHEYGLTFLAPEGVSTDSEPSAADVAKLVEQVKQDKAAAIFVENITNPRLIEQIASETGIKVGGTLYSDALSQPEGPASTYVDMMHNNITQIKGAILGS
- a CDS encoding lysophospholipid acyltransferase family protein; amino-acid sequence: MKSLLARPVAVVVLLFARAITAVRPFWHEGRLPRRRSIFFANHSSHGDFILIWAVLPPRLRRRVRPVAGADYWLKSKVRAFIGRDVFNAVLIERNRNGRTMDPVESMGEAMREGSSLILFPEGTRNQSDASLQPFKSGLFHLAASHPDFELVPVWIANLNRVMPKGEFVPIPLICTVTFGEAMHLADGESKDMFLERARGALLALAPKKAAE
- a CDS encoding type II toxin-antitoxin system Phd/YefM family antitoxin, which encodes MNVSIAEAKAKLSELVSRAEAGEEIVLTRHGKVAARIVPPAAAEPLPRIGALKGKIWIADDFDELGPEWDEYVK
- a CDS encoding phosphatidate cytidylyltransferase codes for the protein MVLVLGVCGILLVASFVGHILERRLSPEGSNPAIENLNARINAWWVMAILIAIAFIAGRIGVLLLFGFCSFAALREFVTLTNTRRADHWALATAFFVVLPVQYVLLWIEDYGVFSVFIPVYAFLLMPIISAIRGDTQHFLVRIAEVQWALMICVFCASHVPALLTLHIPGYEGRNVLLIAFLVIVVQLSDVLQYIWGKAIGHTKIAPKLSPSKTLEGFLGGVASASLIGAGLWWITPFSPLQAGAMAFLITLMGFFGGLVMSAIKRDRGVKDWGHLIDGHGGLIDRLDSVVFSAPIFFHLTRYFWSPG
- the hmgA gene encoding homogentisate 1,2-dioxygenase, with the translated sequence MAFSYMPGFGNDFETESLPGSLPHGRNSPQRPAYGLYAEQLSGSPFTAPRGTNERSWLYRIRPSVRHTGRFKSVSYPFWKSAPNVGDHELALGQYRWSPVPMPKEPTDFIAGMRSITTAGDVLGQTGMAAHVYVANRSMVDDHFFNADGELLVVPQVGALRFVTEMGVIELRPGEIAVLPRGLVFKVELVDAEVRGYVCENYGAKLTMPDRGPIGANCLANPRDFKTPCAWFEEKETPCRLIVKWCGHFHVTEIGQSPLDVVAWHGNYAPYKYDLAAFSPVGAILFDHPDPSIFTVLTAPSGEEGTANIDFVIFPPRWLVAEDTFRPPWYHRNIMSEFMGLIHGQYDAKEEGFVPGGISLHNLMLAHGPDAPGFEKASRADLKPVKLDNTMAFMFETRFSQMLTRYAAELDTRQDNYIDCWADLKKRFNGTPEGDWS